From Actinomyces sp. oral taxon 171 str. F0337, one genomic window encodes:
- a CDS encoding TrmH family RNA methyltransferase, producing MSPTASTVPDEFLEDSPERPQARGPRRRTVSEGPAAGREVLSNPASARISRVAGLSRRNARAKHRRFLVEGPQGVREAVRHAPGRVLDVYLTEAALERHGEIWDEAVAVGLYVHVTTQQVMDAMSPDAQGLLAVVATEEVTGSEALTTALEGARLVAVLAQAQDPGNAGTIIRAADAAGADAVVLVRGSVDPTAPKVVRSTAGSLFHLPVVTGVALDDAVTALHSAGLTVLAADGRGDLDLFEAESLLEAPSAWLLGNEAHGLPSEALSRADAVVSIPIYGKAESLNVAAAAAVCLYASARAQA from the coding sequence ATGAGCCCTACCGCCTCCACCGTCCCTGATGAGTTCCTCGAGGACTCTCCCGAGCGTCCTCAGGCCCGCGGTCCGCGGCGGCGCACCGTCAGCGAGGGCCCGGCCGCCGGCCGTGAGGTGCTGAGCAATCCGGCGTCGGCCCGCATCTCCCGCGTGGCGGGCCTGTCGCGCCGCAACGCGAGGGCCAAGCACCGTCGCTTCCTCGTCGAAGGTCCCCAGGGCGTGCGCGAGGCCGTCCGGCACGCCCCAGGCCGCGTGCTCGACGTCTACCTCACTGAGGCGGCCCTCGAGCGCCACGGCGAGATCTGGGATGAGGCCGTGGCAGTGGGTCTCTACGTGCACGTCACGACTCAACAGGTCATGGACGCCATGAGTCCCGACGCGCAGGGTCTCCTGGCCGTCGTGGCCACCGAGGAGGTCACTGGCTCCGAGGCACTGACCACCGCCCTGGAAGGGGCCAGGCTCGTCGCCGTCCTCGCCCAGGCCCAGGATCCTGGAAATGCCGGCACCATCATCCGGGCCGCCGATGCCGCCGGCGCCGACGCCGTCGTCCTCGTACGCGGCAGCGTGGACCCCACCGCGCCGAAGGTCGTGCGCTCCACCGCCGGAAGCCTCTTCCATCTGCCCGTGGTCACCGGCGTGGCCCTCGACGACGCCGTCACCGCGCTTCACAGTGCCGGACTCACCGTCCTCGCCGCCGACGGACGTGGGGACCTCGACCTCTTCGAGGCTGAGTCCCTCCTGGAGGCCCCCAGTGCCTGGCTGCTCGGTAACGAGGCCCACGGACTGCCCTCAGAGGCGTTGAGCCGAGCCGACGCCGTCGTCTCCATCCCCATCTACGGCAAGGCGGAGTCCCTTAATGTCGCCGCTGCCGCGGCCGTCTGCCTCTACGCCAGCGCCAGGGCGCAGGCTTAG
- the rplT gene encoding 50S ribosomal protein L20, producing MARVKRAVNAQKKRRSVLEKASGYRGQRSRLYRKAKEQVTHSGVYAFRDRRARKGDFRRLWIQRINAAARVEGLTYNRFIQGLGLAGVEIDRRMLAELAVNEPEGFKALVEVARKALPEDVNAPKA from the coding sequence ATGGCACGTGTGAAGCGGGCTGTTAACGCCCAGAAGAAGCGTCGTTCCGTTCTCGAGAAGGCCTCAGGCTACCGCGGCCAGCGCTCGCGCCTCTACCGCAAGGCCAAGGAGCAGGTCACCCACTCCGGCGTCTACGCGTTCCGCGACCGTCGCGCCCGCAAGGGCGACTTCCGTCGCCTGTGGATCCAGCGCATCAACGCTGCCGCCCGCGTCGAGGGCCTGACCTACAACCGCTTCATCCAGGGCCTTGGCCTGGCCGGCGTGGAGATCGATCGCCGCATGCTCGCCGAGCTGGCCGTCAATGAGCCCGAGGGCTTCAAGGCCCTTGTGGAGGTGGCCCGCAAGGCCCTTCCCGAGGACGTCAACGCCCCCAAGGCCTGA
- the rpmI gene encoding 50S ribosomal protein L35, translating into MPKNKTHSGAKKRFRVTGSGKLMREQANKRHLLEVKSSRRKRKLSQDQPVAPADVRQVKKLLGR; encoded by the coding sequence ATGCCGAAGAACAAGACGCACTCCGGTGCCAAGAAGCGCTTCCGGGTCACCGGCAGCGGCAAGCTCATGCGCGAGCAGGCCAACAAGCGCCACCTGCTGGAGGTCAAGTCCTCCCGCCGCAAGCGCAAGCTGTCCCAGGACCAGCCGGTCGCCCCGGCCGACGTCCGTCAGGTCAAGAAGCTGCTCGGTCGCTGA
- a CDS encoding DUF6297 family protein — translation MTPLGERETQALPMTPEEATFPDGAALRSWVRRRTRRHRRGVWALVGDIYSVLLTLIVVVTILAPYLRRLLAAQPGSAAGSGALGGFVAAGLDSGWLGLALLMLLGAVGVGSLGRLGPLFLRPHEAAWWLPMPGQRDSLLVPVAHVEYLIAATVGATVGVLPALAAGGGWVAAAAWPALLSAGTCLVLTELIKAQILDRGVEPLRRLLILAGIGTCLAGVALPFPRSLLGHTAVALLAGVLTVLAVQGWRRARPSLEQVHDAALLAVVARSFGAHVSLLSLDTRALGRLLSPEPARPAEPSPLRLARIGSRLPRPLGVLIGVAQTDWLLLRRQGRRLLQMGVGLAIAVLPFLSGAVGDPLRAVGYLIGGWVATLAVAEPARQAWFDGGPDASWPVAPWVVRAGHLLVPAVLMSMWSLLSLAPAMAALGAAADGKKGLAIVVALALVSGWAWAGAALRSGFRRMPDFAAGLIASPMGSLPPGLMQMLTEGPDAVLVGALAVALVASGIAAPTTTLLGIQAATGAVAVVWGVRTNRWAS, via the coding sequence GTGACGCCGCTGGGTGAGCGGGAGACGCAGGCCCTCCCCATGACCCCTGAGGAGGCGACGTTTCCCGACGGGGCCGCGCTGCGCAGCTGGGTGCGGCGCCGTACCCGACGGCACCGCCGCGGTGTCTGGGCGCTCGTGGGAGACATCTACTCCGTACTCCTGACGCTCATCGTCGTCGTGACGATCCTGGCCCCTTACCTGCGCCGGCTGCTCGCCGCTCAGCCCGGTTCAGCGGCTGGGAGCGGTGCGCTCGGCGGCTTCGTAGCGGCGGGTCTCGATTCCGGGTGGCTGGGCCTGGCTCTGCTCATGCTACTGGGGGCGGTCGGCGTCGGTTCACTCGGCCGGCTCGGCCCCCTCTTCCTGCGCCCCCACGAGGCCGCCTGGTGGCTGCCCATGCCCGGGCAACGGGACAGTCTTCTGGTGCCGGTGGCCCACGTCGAGTACCTCATCGCGGCTACCGTGGGAGCCACGGTGGGCGTGCTCCCAGCGCTGGCGGCCGGAGGCGGCTGGGTCGCCGCCGCGGCGTGGCCGGCCCTGCTTTCGGCCGGGACCTGCCTGGTGCTCACCGAGCTCATCAAGGCCCAGATCCTTGACCGCGGTGTCGAGCCACTGCGCCGTCTTCTCATCCTGGCGGGGATTGGAACGTGCCTGGCCGGCGTGGCGCTTCCCTTCCCGCGCTCCCTGCTCGGGCACACGGCGGTGGCCCTTCTGGCCGGGGTGCTGACCGTCCTCGCCGTGCAGGGATGGCGGCGGGCCAGACCCAGCCTGGAGCAGGTGCATGATGCTGCGCTCCTCGCCGTTGTCGCGCGGTCCTTCGGTGCGCACGTCTCACTGCTGTCACTGGACACCAGGGCCCTGGGGCGGCTGCTCTCCCCGGAGCCCGCCAGGCCCGCGGAACCTTCACCGTTGCGACTGGCCCGGATCGGGAGCCGACTGCCCCGACCCCTCGGGGTGCTGATAGGAGTGGCTCAGACGGACTGGCTCCTGCTGCGCCGCCAGGGCCGGCGCCTGCTTCAGATGGGGGTCGGACTGGCCATCGCGGTGCTGCCGTTCCTGTCCGGAGCCGTCGGTGACCCCCTGCGCGCCGTCGGCTATCTCATCGGAGGCTGGGTCGCGACCCTGGCCGTTGCCGAGCCGGCGCGTCAGGCCTGGTTCGACGGCGGCCCTGACGCCTCCTGGCCGGTGGCGCCCTGGGTGGTTCGAGCAGGCCACCTGCTTGTGCCGGCCGTCCTCATGAGTATGTGGTCCTTGCTGAGCCTGGCCCCGGCCATGGCGGCCCTCGGGGCTGCGGCTGACGGGAAGAAGGGGCTCGCCATCGTTGTCGCTCTGGCCCTGGTGAGCGGCTGGGCCTGGGCTGGGGCTGCGCTGCGTTCGGGGTTCCGCAGGATGCCCGACTTCGCCGCCGGACTCATCGCCTCGCCAATGGGTTCCCTGCCGCCGGGGCTGATGCAGATGCTGACTGAGGGGCCTGACGCTGTCCTCGTGGGAGCGCTGGCTGTGGCGCTCGTTGCCAGTGGTATCGCAGCGCCGACGACGACGCTGCTCGGGATCCAGGCCGCCACCGGTGCTGTCGCCGTCGTGTGGGGAGTCCGCACGAACCGCTGGGCCTCCTGA
- a CDS encoding ABC transporter ATP-binding protein: protein MVGAAASTSSSQPPAVSREPLVSACDLSVGYSDQPVCAPATFELLPGQVLALVGVNGAGKSTILRTCCGLLHPLAGQVHVLGHVPDPRSGAQRAAVATDLGQESFFPTLTVAEHLRMVCFGHGVVEADERVSDLLEDLELRRLAGHLPEELSSGQRRRLALASVLVRPRRLLVLDEPEQRLDRVTRLLLADMLVEEREAGGGVLMVSHDPEIVEEAATDVLLVGRDTRMLSVDDGVRAIEEGLR, encoded by the coding sequence ATGGTCGGGGCCGCAGCCTCCACCAGCAGCTCCCAGCCCCCGGCGGTGAGCCGTGAGCCACTGGTGAGCGCCTGTGACCTCAGTGTCGGATACAGCGACCAGCCGGTCTGCGCCCCGGCCACCTTCGAGCTGCTTCCCGGACAGGTCCTGGCGCTGGTCGGAGTCAACGGGGCCGGTAAGTCGACGATCCTGCGCACCTGCTGCGGGCTACTGCACCCACTGGCGGGGCAGGTTCACGTACTCGGACACGTCCCCGACCCCCGCTCAGGTGCCCAGCGCGCCGCTGTCGCCACTGATCTGGGGCAGGAGTCCTTCTTCCCCACCCTGACGGTCGCCGAGCACCTGCGGATGGTCTGCTTCGGGCACGGTGTCGTCGAGGCCGACGAGCGGGTCAGTGACCTGCTGGAGGACCTGGAGCTGCGACGGCTCGCGGGGCACCTGCCAGAGGAGCTCTCCTCGGGGCAACGGCGCCGACTGGCGCTGGCATCGGTCCTGGTCCGGCCCCGCAGGCTGCTGGTCCTCGACGAGCCCGAGCAGCGCCTGGACCGGGTGACCCGCCTGCTCCTGGCCGACATGCTCGTCGAGGAGCGCGAGGCCGGCGGGGGAGTGCTCATGGTCTCCCACGACCCGGAGATCGTCGAGGAGGCGGCCACTGACGTGCTCCTCGTCGGACGCGACACCCGGATGCTCAGCGTGGACGACGGCGTGCGCGCCATTGAGGAGGGGCTGAGGTGA
- a CDS encoding SseB family protein, with product MSARAKLERLLAAPSPFAGDDGAVRPEVQAALEATDLARHEYLDRLWSALVDGRLIVPVAAHALPGSPEKRGLRSTDLSRGGAPEVPTHEVHSADACQDAATLAVSLPDGHIALPVFTSAEAMNRWRSDVRPVPVSPGRAAQVACLSTDQLWVLDPGSRDLRLPRPAVVALAGGEAWVPSWRNEPVQAEVRAQLQEVDGVTGVAFGPGEGAELRVFIRIDAADGRAGVARSLEGCQHVMVNPAWGDLIDTVELCPLPA from the coding sequence ATGTCCGCCAGAGCGAAGCTGGAACGACTTCTCGCCGCGCCCTCACCCTTCGCCGGAGATGATGGGGCAGTCCGTCCAGAGGTCCAAGCCGCCTTGGAGGCCACGGACCTGGCGCGTCACGAGTACCTCGACCGGTTGTGGTCGGCGCTCGTGGATGGACGCCTCATCGTTCCGGTTGCCGCCCATGCCCTGCCAGGCTCCCCGGAGAAGCGTGGACTCCGGAGTACCGACCTGTCGCGCGGCGGTGCGCCCGAGGTCCCGACCCATGAGGTGCATTCCGCCGACGCCTGCCAGGACGCGGCGACCCTGGCAGTGAGCCTGCCCGACGGGCACATCGCCCTGCCGGTGTTCACCAGCGCCGAGGCCATGAACCGGTGGCGCAGTGACGTGCGCCCCGTGCCCGTCTCGCCCGGACGAGCGGCGCAGGTGGCCTGCCTGTCCACCGATCAGCTGTGGGTGCTCGACCCCGGAAGCCGGGACCTGCGTCTGCCGCGTCCCGCCGTCGTGGCCCTGGCCGGGGGAGAGGCATGGGTGCCCTCATGGCGCAACGAGCCGGTGCAGGCCGAGGTGCGCGCCCAGCTCCAGGAGGTCGACGGAGTCACCGGCGTGGCCTTCGGGCCCGGTGAGGGAGCCGAGCTGCGGGTCTTCATCCGCATCGATGCCGCGGATGGCCGTGCCGGCGTGGCCCGGAGCCTGGAGGGCTGCCAGCACGTCATGGTCAACCCGGCCTGGGGCGACCTCATCGACACCGTGGAGCTGTGCCCGCTCCCCGCCTGA
- a CDS encoding CDP-alcohol phosphatidyltransferase family protein, which translates to MVSLYSLKYWYTRRLGVIIQASVRRGISPDVWTAVGVIAAALGCGALVMGWWPLAFILLAARLGGANLDGAVARARDVSRPFGFVLNEIGDRVSDLFIMAGLVGLALRTGSSTTTVYLTLIALAAATLPTFISLAAAGAGATRLNGGPFGKTERCLAAVVAAALPQYLVIIAWVIIMGSAVTACVRLARTATALAGRTGPAMADTMAPPPPQDISRIGRSAPEDEAAPGAQS; encoded by the coding sequence GTGGTATCGCTCTACTCGTTGAAGTACTGGTACACCCGCCGATTGGGGGTCATCATCCAGGCATCGGTGCGCCGCGGTATCTCCCCTGACGTGTGGACCGCCGTCGGCGTCATCGCCGCAGCACTGGGCTGCGGGGCACTGGTCATGGGCTGGTGGCCTCTGGCATTCATCCTGCTGGCCGCCCGGCTCGGGGGCGCGAATCTTGACGGTGCCGTGGCTCGGGCCCGAGACGTATCGAGACCCTTCGGCTTCGTCCTCAACGAGATCGGGGACCGGGTCTCCGACCTGTTCATCATGGCCGGTCTGGTGGGCCTCGCCCTGCGCACCGGTTCATCGACCACCACGGTCTACCTGACCCTCATCGCTCTGGCGGCCGCAACGCTACCGACCTTCATCTCCCTGGCCGCCGCAGGCGCTGGCGCCACGAGGCTCAACGGTGGGCCGTTCGGAAAGACCGAGCGGTGCCTGGCGGCGGTCGTGGCGGCCGCCCTCCCCCAGTACCTGGTGATCATCGCCTGGGTCATCATCATGGGTTCTGCGGTGACGGCATGCGTGCGGCTGGCACGCACCGCCACCGCGCTCGCCGGACGTACCGGCCCGGCCATGGCCGACACCATGGCACCACCGCCTCCGCAGGACATCAGCCGCATAGGCCGCAGTGCTCCTGAGGACGAGGCCGCCCCAGGAGCCCAGTCGTGA
- a CDS encoding phosphatidate cytidylyltransferase has protein sequence MTTRISAWAGHEADGGLIDWIVGGSRSWTVTIPGPGWVLTGRAVFLATTAVAILLLAGIGVALSRKAELRRRWTTWAIIIPAVGIPIWIGRGTTALLATALGLQSVRELSRLTRLPRAETLMLASLAVIYPLAAWLRPGLMALAPLTVLACAVPAVLSGDVEHGLRRATIAGFASIWIPWSLAHLVVLWHDAFLIAFAAAAADVAAWAGGTFLRPIAWARRPLSPLSPNKTLGGLAGAVIGAALILTLLGDITPGLVIAVGLGGVLGDLLESLVKRTVGVKDAGTWLPGFGGLLDRVDSLLLVLPLAAVLG, from the coding sequence GTGACCACCAGGATCAGCGCCTGGGCGGGGCACGAGGCGGACGGCGGGTTGATCGACTGGATCGTGGGCGGCAGCCGCTCGTGGACCGTGACCATTCCCGGGCCGGGGTGGGTCCTCACGGGTCGAGCAGTGTTCCTCGCGACCACGGCCGTGGCGATCCTGCTCCTGGCCGGCATCGGTGTGGCCCTGTCCCGCAAGGCGGAGCTGCGCCGCCGCTGGACCACGTGGGCCATCATCATCCCGGCGGTCGGCATTCCTATCTGGATCGGACGGGGGACGACGGCGCTGCTCGCCACCGCCCTCGGGTTGCAGTCCGTTCGCGAGCTCTCCCGGCTCACTCGACTGCCCAGGGCGGAGACCCTGATGCTGGCCTCACTGGCGGTGATCTATCCGTTGGCCGCCTGGTTGCGCCCGGGCCTCATGGCGCTCGCTCCACTCACGGTGCTCGCGTGCGCCGTGCCCGCCGTCCTGTCCGGCGACGTCGAGCACGGTCTGAGGAGGGCGACGATTGCCGGTTTCGCCTCGATCTGGATTCCTTGGTCCCTGGCGCACCTCGTGGTGCTGTGGCACGACGCGTTCCTCATCGCCTTCGCGGCTGCGGCCGCCGACGTGGCCGCGTGGGCCGGTGGGACCTTCCTGCGTCCAATAGCCTGGGCACGACGTCCGCTGTCCCCCCTGTCCCCGAACAAGACGCTCGGTGGACTGGCGGGGGCCGTCATCGGGGCCGCCCTCATCCTCACCCTGCTGGGCGACATCACCCCCGGCCTGGTGATCGCCGTCGGTCTGGGCGGCGTCCTGGGAGACCTTCTGGAGTCTCTCGTCAAGCGCACCGTCGGGGTCAAGGACGCCGGTACCTGGCTGCCCGGGTTCGGGGGTCTTCTGGACCGCGTCGACTCCCTGCTCCTGGTCCTGCCTCTGGCCGCCGTTCTGGGGTGA
- a CDS encoding lysophospholipid acyltransferase family protein encodes MPLQIPSVPGSAEIASAGRRLRSIVRTPQKVTWRAVLRQRFWSAVIAPFGGVRVEGEFEADGPYVVVANHGSHADTIAMMSASPTLMRVVTVAAQDYWFTRRSRRLVARGLLGAYPVRRDGEGAYEELRGTLANRVAESMSILIFPEGTRSTDGSMSRFHSGAARLARDFGIPVLPVALVGTREMMPKKSGLPRYSPVEVRVGEPIAPSDDVEGVSDRAREQIVEMLQRPRRPEPVSDVFTVLRTAMEGCRGDAVMFVWGMAEAISFPIMAEMSQVWLGLTHPERMWRRAAMVVAGSVTGVAVTHLLTRGGHQPPAPWTTPEMRTATSRYLRRGPHGYWKQALTGIPVKLFAAESGRRDLLLPSVVIHAAGERAVRMAASTAIVRTLGKPLGPITRQHYGPYLAATGVVFATALRGVIRHWQRPRRPGRPCSPA; translated from the coding sequence ATGCCCCTTCAGATCCCCTCGGTGCCAGGTTCGGCCGAGATCGCCTCGGCGGGACGACGCCTGCGATCGATTGTGCGAACGCCCCAGAAGGTCACCTGGCGCGCGGTACTGCGTCAGCGCTTCTGGTCCGCCGTCATCGCTCCGTTCGGGGGTGTTCGGGTCGAGGGCGAGTTCGAGGCCGACGGCCCCTACGTCGTCGTCGCCAACCATGGCTCCCACGCGGACACGATCGCGATGATGAGCGCCTCCCCCACTCTCATGCGGGTGGTCACGGTCGCTGCCCAGGACTACTGGTTCACCCGTCGCTCGCGTCGCCTCGTGGCCAGGGGACTGCTGGGCGCCTACCCGGTGCGGCGCGACGGCGAGGGCGCCTACGAGGAGCTGCGGGGCACGCTGGCCAACCGGGTGGCCGAGTCGATGAGCATTCTCATCTTCCCCGAGGGCACCCGCTCCACGGATGGCAGCATGAGCCGCTTCCACTCCGGGGCCGCCCGACTCGCACGAGACTTCGGGATCCCTGTGCTACCGGTGGCTCTGGTGGGGACGCGAGAGATGATGCCGAAGAAGAGCGGCCTGCCCCGTTACTCCCCCGTCGAGGTACGCGTCGGCGAGCCGATCGCCCCCAGTGATGACGTGGAGGGCGTCAGCGACCGGGCGCGCGAGCAGATCGTGGAGATGCTCCAGCGCCCCCGCAGACCCGAGCCGGTCTCAGACGTCTTCACCGTCCTGCGCACCGCGATGGAGGGCTGTCGCGGAGACGCCGTGATGTTCGTCTGGGGCATGGCCGAGGCCATCTCCTTCCCGATCATGGCGGAGATGAGCCAGGTGTGGCTGGGGCTGACCCACCCAGAGCGGATGTGGCGGCGGGCGGCGATGGTCGTGGCGGGCTCAGTCACCGGGGTGGCAGTCACGCACCTGCTGACCCGGGGCGGACACCAGCCTCCCGCGCCGTGGACCACGCCCGAGATGAGGACGGCGACCTCCCGTTACCTGCGCCGGGGCCCCCACGGGTACTGGAAGCAGGCACTGACCGGGATCCCGGTGAAGCTCTTCGCCGCCGAGTCCGGGCGCCGTGACCTTCTTCTGCCCTCAGTCGTCATTCACGCGGCCGGCGAGCGTGCTGTGCGCATGGCGGCCTCCACCGCCATCGTCAGGACACTGGGCAAGCCGTTGGGACCGATCACCCGGCAGCACTACGGCCCCTACCTGGCGGCCACCGGCGTCGTCTTCGCCACCGCGCTTCGAGGCGTCATCAGACACTGGCAACGCCCGAGGCGTCCTGGACGCCCATGCTCACCCGCGTAG
- the priA gene encoding bifunctional 1-(5-phosphoribosyl)-5-((5-phosphoribosylamino)methylideneamino)imidazole-4-carboxamide isomerase/phosphoribosylanthranilate isomerase PriA yields MLTLLPAVDVADGKAVRLLQGAIGSETDYGSPVDAARDWVGAGAAWIHLVDLDAAFGRGSNHELLARIVGEVGIKVELSGGIRDDASLARALSAGAARVNLGTAALEDPEWTERVIAEHGEKIAVGLDVRGSTLAARGWTKEGGDLWETLERLNTAGCARYVVTDVTRDGTLSGPNTALLTEVCQRTAAPVVASGGIAHLDDLVALRRLVPLGLEGAIVGKALYNGNFTLQEALVVAGEEEGREPSKGRV; encoded by the coding sequence ATGCTCACTCTACTTCCCGCCGTCGACGTCGCCGATGGCAAGGCCGTTCGCCTCCTTCAAGGGGCGATCGGTTCAGAGACGGATTACGGCAGCCCCGTCGACGCAGCCCGGGACTGGGTGGGAGCCGGGGCTGCATGGATCCACCTGGTGGACCTCGACGCAGCCTTCGGACGTGGCTCCAACCATGAGCTGCTCGCACGCATCGTCGGCGAGGTCGGTATCAAGGTGGAGCTCTCCGGAGGCATCCGTGATGACGCCTCACTGGCCCGGGCCCTGTCCGCCGGAGCCGCTCGGGTCAACCTGGGAACGGCGGCTCTGGAGGACCCCGAGTGGACCGAACGGGTCATCGCCGAGCACGGGGAGAAGATTGCCGTCGGGCTCGACGTGCGCGGCTCCACCTTGGCCGCCCGGGGCTGGACCAAGGAGGGCGGAGACCTGTGGGAGACCCTTGAGCGGCTCAATACCGCAGGATGCGCACGCTATGTCGTCACCGACGTCACTCGGGACGGGACGCTGAGCGGCCCCAACACCGCCCTGCTCACCGAGGTCTGTCAGAGGACTGCGGCGCCGGTGGTCGCCTCGGGCGGTATCGCCCATCTCGACGACCTGGTCGCGCTGCGTCGTCTGGTGCCGTTGGGACTGGAGGGCGCGATCGTCGGTAAGGCGCTCTACAACGGCAACTTCACCCTTCAGGAGGCCCTGGTCGTGGCCGGCGAGGAGGAGGGACGAGAGCCCTCGAAGGGGCGTGTCTGA
- the hisH gene encoding imidazole glycerol phosphate synthase subunit HisH, producing the protein MQAPRVTVLSYGSGNVRSAVRALERVGAQVTLTSDPHEVAQADGLVVPGVGAFGAVMEQLRAVDAPRLIERRLAGGRPVLGICVGMQVMFERSEEHGTAEEGLGQWPGTVSRLSADVVPHMGWSRVRPPSGSVLFDGVADERFYFVHSYAATEDPAELLGRGPTRLPQVTWAAHGHDFIAAVENGALCATQFHPEKSGDAGAQLLRNWLTTL; encoded by the coding sequence ATGCAAGCGCCACGCGTCACCGTCCTGTCCTACGGATCCGGCAACGTCCGCTCGGCGGTGCGCGCTCTGGAACGCGTCGGCGCGCAGGTGACCCTCACCAGCGACCCGCATGAGGTCGCCCAGGCCGACGGGCTCGTGGTCCCCGGGGTGGGTGCCTTCGGCGCGGTCATGGAGCAGCTGCGGGCGGTTGACGCCCCTCGTCTCATCGAGCGGCGCCTGGCCGGTGGACGGCCGGTCCTGGGAATCTGCGTGGGTATGCAGGTCATGTTCGAGCGCTCCGAGGAGCATGGGACCGCTGAGGAGGGACTGGGCCAGTGGCCCGGCACCGTGTCCCGCCTGAGTGCCGACGTCGTGCCGCACATGGGGTGGAGCCGTGTCCGCCCTCCCTCGGGCTCCGTTCTGTTCGACGGCGTTGCCGACGAGCGCTTCTACTTCGTCCACTCCTATGCGGCCACTGAGGACCCTGCCGAGCTGCTCGGTCGCGGTCCCACCCGTCTGCCCCAGGTCACCTGGGCGGCTCACGGGCACGACTTCATCGCCGCCGTCGAGAACGGTGCCCTGTGCGCCACGCAGTTCCACCCCGAGAAGTCCGGTGACGCAGGGGCTCAGCTGCTGCGCAACTGGTTGACGACTCTCTGA